A portion of the Candidatus Dormiibacterota bacterium genome contains these proteins:
- a CDS encoding TPM domain-containing protein has protein sequence MRSTTPVRQHDDRRPRSSSNRLGPALAPVTAALLALTLGAATAAPLQLPPHGDRSVHDLAAVLSPQTLEALERRHEDLFRKTGVALIVITVRRLEDETLPDFAVRVGSEWGAGKKGQDRGIVVAATTDEPHVFVATGYGVEGFLTDGRVGGILDDHVVGPLRNRNFDAAMLQASGQLVAACATEYGVTIDGIEPSEAPPRRGAGGFPPALFFFLLFVALFVFRVFIIPRGRYRGVWYGGGFGGGGFGGGGFGGGGGGFGGFGGGGFGGGGAGR, from the coding sequence TTGAGAAGTACGACACCCGTCCGGCAGCACGACGATCGACGCCCTCGATCTTCCTCCAACCGGCTCGGCCCGGCGCTCGCGCCGGTGACGGCCGCGCTTCTGGCGTTGACCCTCGGAGCCGCGACGGCCGCGCCTCTGCAGCTGCCACCGCACGGCGACCGCTCGGTCCACGATCTCGCGGCCGTCCTGTCGCCGCAGACGCTCGAGGCCCTGGAGCGCCGGCACGAAGATCTGTTCCGGAAGACCGGCGTCGCCCTGATCGTGATCACCGTGCGGCGACTGGAGGACGAGACGCTCCCCGATTTCGCCGTCCGGGTCGGCAGCGAGTGGGGCGCCGGAAAGAAGGGCCAGGACAGGGGGATCGTCGTCGCGGCCACGACCGACGAGCCGCATGTCTTCGTCGCCACCGGGTACGGCGTCGAGGGCTTCCTGACCGACGGCCGCGTCGGCGGAATCCTGGATGATCATGTCGTCGGGCCGCTGCGGAACAGGAACTTCGACGCGGCGATGCTGCAGGCGAGCGGCCAGCTCGTCGCCGCCTGCGCCACCGAGTACGGCGTCACGATCGACGGGATCGAGCCGTCGGAGGCTCCACCGCGGCGCGGAGCCGGCGGATTTCCGCCCGCCCTGTTTTTCTTTCTGCTCTTCGTCGCCCTGTTCGTCTTCCGCGTGTTCATCATCCCTCGGGGCAGGTACCGGGGAGTGTGGTACGGTGGCGGCTTCGGCGGGGGTGGTTTCGGCGGAGGGGGCTTCGGCGGAGGCGGCGGTGGGTTCGGCGGCTTCGGCGGCGGGGGCTTCGGCGGCGGGGGCGCCGGGCGATGA
- a CDS encoding LemA family protein — MNKGLTGCLIVGGGLLLILVIGGMVLMGTYNTLVAQNEQVNQAWAQVQNVLQRRADLIPNLVETVKGYATHEKEVFENVAEARSRLAGATSPREAAAANAGLTSALGRLLAIAENYPTLKANENFIRLQDELAGTENRIAVERMRYNEAVRAFNTSIKRFPTNFLAGLFKFGEREYFEAEASAQEAPKVKF; from the coding sequence ATGAACAAGGGTCTGACCGGCTGCCTGATCGTCGGGGGGGGGCTCCTCCTCATCCTGGTGATCGGGGGGATGGTCCTCATGGGGACCTACAACACGCTGGTGGCGCAGAACGAGCAGGTCAACCAGGCGTGGGCGCAGGTGCAGAACGTCCTGCAGCGCCGCGCCGACCTGATCCCGAACCTGGTCGAGACCGTCAAGGGATACGCCACCCACGAGAAGGAAGTCTTCGAGAACGTCGCCGAGGCGAGAAGCCGCCTGGCCGGCGCGACTTCGCCGCGCGAGGCCGCCGCGGCCAACGCCGGCTTGACCTCTGCCCTCGGCAGGCTCCTGGCGATCGCCGAGAACTACCCGACGCTCAAGGCGAACGAGAATTTCATCCGGCTTCAGGATGAATTGGCCGGGACGGAGAACCGGATCGCCGTCGAGCGAATGCGCTACAACGAGGCGGTCCGGGCCTTCAACACCTCGATCAAGCGCTTCCCCACCAATTTTCTCGCCGGATTGTTCAAGTTCGGCGAGCGGGAGTACTTCGAGGCGGAGGCGTCCGCCCAGGAAGCGCCGAAGGTGAAGTTCTAG